The Ictidomys tridecemlineatus isolate mIctTri1 chromosome 6, mIctTri1.hap1, whole genome shotgun sequence genome includes a region encoding these proteins:
- the Clec4e gene encoding C-type lectin domain family 4 member E, with the protein MNSSKSSALQCTERRFFSSQAFLWTVASASILLLSACFITRCIVTYHNFQICDEKKFQPHENLRELSCNNDGSGSVKNCCPLNWKHFQSSCYFFSTNTMSWLSSSRNCSGMGAHLVVINTQEEQEFLYHAKPEKREFFIGLTDQVVEGEWQWVDGTPFTESLSFWDAGEPNNLITLEDCATIRDSSNARKNWNDIPCFYNMFWICEMPEINAAN; encoded by the exons atgaattcATCCAAATCATCTGCACTACAATGCACAG agagaagattcttCTCTTCCCAGGCATTCTTATGGACTGTGGCCAGTGCCTCCATCCTGCTTCTCAGTGCCTGTTTTATCACCAGATGTATTG TGACATATCACAACTTTCAaatttgtgatgagaaaaagTTCCAACCACATGAGAATTTACGGGAGCTCTCCTGCAATAATGATGGTTCAG GATCAGTGAAGAATTGCTGTCCATTGAACTGGAAACATTTTCAATCTAGCTGCTATTTCTTTTCTACAAACACCATGTCCTGGTTATCAAGTTCAAGGAACTGCTCAGGCATGGGAGCTCATCTGGTGGTTATCAACACACAGGAGGAACAG GAATTCCTTTACCATGCAAAACCTGAAAAGAGAGAGTTTTTTATTGGACTGACAGACCAAGTGGTTGAGGGTGAGTGGCAATGGGTGGATGGCACACCTTTCACAGAGTCACTGAG CTTCTGGGATGCAGGAGAGCCTAACAATTTAATTACGCTGGAGGACTGTGCCACCATCAGGGACTCTTCAAATGCAAGGAAAAACTGGAATGATATACCCTGTTTCTACAACATGTTTTGGATTTGTGAAATGCCAGAAATAAATGCTGCAAACTAA